The Harmonia axyridis chromosome 3, icHarAxyr1.1, whole genome shotgun sequence nucleotide sequence GTATTTGGAGTGCAGCTTTTTTTGAGAGACGGAATCTTTTCTCAAAATCCGCATTGTCCACATTTTGGAAATGATCTTCTCTTTCTCGGATCCATCGAGGACGTCGAACGACAAATTCTTCATCACTATCATCATCTTCAAAGGCAAGATCATATACTCGTCGAAAGGCCATTTTAacgaaatttccggaaaaataattacatagacaagagttccaaataattattaatctcagcttgaaaggttataatcctccaaaaatggccgattagtgctaaatcgcgattggtcgattaaatggcgctttggagtgtggtgaaacgctacattacattaatcgtgatctaaagcctcacttaagagctaagtcaagattaaagcatttggtgaaactgggccttacaGATTTCAGTTTGTGTATTTCACGGAGTTGGAAGGCCAGTTCAGAGTATTTGCTGATTTTCTCCGATTACGCTTTTGCCAAGTTGTCATCCGCTGGTACAGTAAAATCCAGCAGCAAACATGTTTCCTTTTCCCTGTCGAAGATGGCGACATCCGGTCTGTTATGTGCCACTCCTCTGTCGGTCACAAGCGTGGCGTCCCAATACATTTTATAGCGCTGATTCTCCAGGAGCGTTTTTGGTAAGTAGACATATTGCTCGACCTCATCCTGAAGTAATCCTAGTTTCAGGGCTATCTGCTGGTGGTATATCTTCCCCATGGCATTATGCCTGTCAAGATATTCCCTGGGGGCGAGAATAGGGCAAGAGGAGGTTACGTGTTGAATAGACTCCGCACCCTGGGCACACTTCCGACACCTATCCGATGGAGTAGCTTGCTTGGCGATGTGCTTCATGTACATTCTGGTAGGCATCACCTGGTCTTGTATCGCCAGAAGTCGTCCCTCTGTTTCCGGAAAAAGATATCCCGCACGCAGGTAAGTAAGCGATTCGGATCTTTCTACATCTTTACTTTGCAGGTGGGTTGGATATCTGCCGTGTAAGGCCTTGCCGTTCCACTCCTGGATGCGTTCCTCTGCAGAGGGTTGGGGAAGCTGGTATCCCGGTTCAGCAAGCCTCAGAGCAGACACTCCATCATCAGCTTCACATATTGCTTTGAAGAGAGGTGAGTTGTTCTTAAGAAAGTGTTGTCTCAGGTCACTGACATTTTTTGCGTGAGCTTCCTCCAAGCTCATCAGTCCTCTCCCTCCTTGGTGTCGTGGGAGGTACAGCCTAATAGTTGAGGAGTTGGGGTGGTGAACTCCATATTTAGTCAGCATTGATCTGACATCCCGATCCAGTGCTCGGAGCTCAGTTGTTTACCAATTGAGTACACCAAATGAATAGGTCATGCTTGGGATGGCCCAGATGTTGATGGCCGTGAATAGGGACTTTGAGTTGAGTTTTGCCTTGAGAAGCATTGCAATTCTGGAGAGGAGCTTCTCTCTGAAGGATTGTTTCATTTCGGGAGTTTTTATTTCCAAGGCCTGGTTGATTCCCAGGTATTTGTAAGGAACTTCTTTGCTCAGAGTCGGTATTGTGACACTGTTGTTAAGTATTGCCCCCTCCATAGTGTCATCAATCTTTCCTCTCCTAACATCAAGAACTGCACACTTATCGACCCCCATCTCCATACCCACTGATTCGCTAAAAGCTGCAACCACTTTCAGCATTCTTCTCAGTTGTTCTGGATTGGCTCCATAAAGTTTCAGGTCATCCATGAACATGCGATGTGAGATAGCAATGTATCTGTTCTTATTGACAACGTATCCATACTTCGTGTTCTTCAGAATAATGCTAAGGGGATTGAGCGCCAAACAGAACCAGATAGGGCTCAGCGTGTCACCCTGAAAAATGCCCCTCCTGATCTTTATTATTGGCGATTCTGTCACGCTTCCTCCCACGTTAACGTTCAGAGAGGTCCTCCAGGTTTTCATGAGGTTCCTCAGCAGTTCGATCACGTGTCCAGCTACTCCATGCATTTCCAGCACCTTCAGAAGCCATGTATGTGGGATGGAGTCAAAGGCTTTCCTATAATCCACCCAGGCAACTGAGATATTCCTAAGCTTCTTTCGCGCCTGCTTGGTGATAATATGGTCGATTATCAGAAGCTCCTTGCATCCTTTCGTTCCTCCTCGGCATCCACCCTGCTCTTCAGTCATCAGGTTATGATCTCTGATGTGTTTGCTGAGGTATCTCGTTATGATTCCGGTGATGATCTTATACAACGACGAGAGGCAAGTGATCGGTCGGTAGTTTTTTGGGTCCTTTCTGTCACCGTTCTTTGGGATGAGATATGTGACTCCCAGTGTAAGGAAACCAGGTATTGATGCAGGGTTATTGAGGGCATCCTGTATAAGAAGTGTCAGTTTATCGTGAACACTATTGAAGTACTTCCACCAGTAGTTGTGGAGTTTATCTGGACCTGGTGCAGCCCAGTTGTTAGATCTTTTGAGTGTCTCGACAATGTCCGATTTCTGCACCTGTACTTCCTCCATAAGCTCATTAGGGATCTTCTGCTGTGCCTCCTCTATCCAATATGCACTCTCGTCGTGAGTACTCTCCCTCGACCAAACCTCCGCCCAGAAGTCGCGCGCTGCCTCAGGTTCGAGTTTTACCTCTTTCCTCTTATCTGCTGTCTCCAGTGCTGGAAA carries:
- the LOC123675343 gene encoding uncharacterized protein LOC123675343, with the translated sequence MCGASGAPLRDGTVRPCPASPRGESSDSLGVRTVHSAARRPQRDRRTRWTNDDNCMVMRSHYIALNLVETRNITYRNLLLETWKEICPDRPAYAQLLSNRVRWILDKQKLSRAELECIKNSCFPTTAERDIANSPEESRRRSSAGIRRSGIFLRQPEEDMTEKSFITNLVRYSGVAAEKRPKIPRLRYSKTTRDLVARVNIIISRHLANVETLEGLVDTVYAGAVTVAEAFGHRIEHHQGTSRPLTTAPWKLRLEKKITSLGKKIGIVHTYLNSATPTAKVIKAVRKVASECQIKRKDPTFKNKLSVVSDHLKQKIKALGNRIRRYNERTKRYKKNNLFYKNQKQFFPALETADKRKEVKLEPEAARDFWAEVWSRESTHDESAYWIEEAQQKIPNELMEEVQVQKSDIVETLKRSNNWAAPGPDKLHNYWWKYFNSVHDKLTLLIQDALNNPASIPGFLTLGVTYLIPKNGDRKDPKNYRPITCLSSLYKIITGIITRYLSKHIRDHNLMTEEQGGCRGGTKGCKELLIIDHIITKQARKKLRNISVAWVDYRKAFDSIPHTWLLKVLEMHGVAGHVIELLRNLMKTWRTSLNVNVGGSVTESPIIKIRRGIFQGDTLSPIWFCLALNPLSIILKNTKYGYVVNKNRYIAISHRMFMDDLKLYGANPEQLRRMLKVVAAFSESVGMEMGVDKCAVLDVRRGKIDDTMEGAILNNSVTIPTLSKEVPYKYLGINQALEIKTPEMKQSFREKLLSRIAMLLKAKLNSKSLFTAINIWAIPSMTYSFGVLNW